A window from Lactiplantibacillus pentosus encodes these proteins:
- a CDS encoding RNA-binding S4 domain-containing protein codes for MRLDKFLKVSRIIKRRSVAKEIADKGRIQINGKVAKSSSNVSVGDELVISFGNKTLTVKVTQLLETTKKNDAELMYDIVSEDYKTDYRQPFSD; via the coding sequence ATGCGGTTAGATAAATTTTTAAAAGTATCACGGATTATTAAACGGCGTTCGGTCGCCAAAGAAATTGCGGATAAGGGCCGGATTCAAATCAACGGCAAAGTCGCCAAGTCATCCAGCAACGTCAGTGTTGGTGATGAATTAGTCATTAGCTTTGGTAATAAGACATTAACGGTCAAAGTGACGCAATTATTGGAAACGACCAAGAAAAATGACGCTGAATTAATGTATGATATTGTCAGTGAAGATTATAAAACGGATTATCGGCAACCATTCAGCGATTAA
- the pth gene encoding aminoacyl-tRNA hydrolase, giving the protein MKMIVGLGNIGRQYAQTRHNVGFMIIDELAAKLNADFQTSKFEAQVATAFQNGEKILLVKPSTYMNDSGRAVGPLMSYYNIEPADLLVIHDDLDLPLGKVRLKQKGSAGGHNGIKSIISHVGDQHFKRVKVGIDHPQKMSVVDYVLGKFKPAEVAQFEDAKTTALAAIEAWLANDDFAAVMNQYN; this is encoded by the coding sequence ATGAAAATGATCGTTGGATTAGGTAATATCGGGCGCCAGTACGCCCAGACACGGCACAATGTCGGCTTTATGATAATTGATGAATTAGCGGCTAAGTTGAACGCTGATTTTCAGACGAGTAAGTTTGAAGCCCAAGTGGCGACTGCATTTCAGAATGGTGAGAAGATTTTGCTGGTCAAACCGTCGACTTATATGAACGATTCGGGTCGGGCGGTCGGCCCACTGATGAGTTACTACAATATCGAGCCGGCAGATCTGCTGGTGATTCACGACGACTTAGATCTGCCACTCGGTAAGGTCCGGTTGAAGCAAAAGGGCTCCGCGGGCGGTCACAATGGCATTAAGAGTATTATCAGCCATGTCGGTGACCAGCATTTCAAACGCGTCAAGGTCGGCATTGATCATCCACAAAAGATGTCGGTGGTCGATTACGTGCTCGGCAAGTTTAAACCGGCGGAAGTGGCCCAGTTTGAAGATGCGAAGACGACCGCTTTGGCGGCAATCGAAGCGTGGTTAGCAAACGATGATTTTGCGGCAGTTATGAATCAGTATAACTAG
- a CDS encoding S1 domain-containing RNA-binding protein — protein sequence MAIEVGTKVTGKVSGITNFGAFVNLGNNQTGLVHISEVSDGFVKDIHDVLSVGDEVTVKVLSVGDDGKIGLSIRKAVDKPQGEHEHHGNHQGGGHPNNNHQGNNHGRGERQSNGNHREHSNNFHSRGGNGGGRYQSRQHEPKKQDFDSLMSGFLKDSEDRLATLKRNTEGKRGGRGGRRS from the coding sequence ATGGCAATTGAAGTAGGAACAAAAGTCACTGGTAAGGTATCTGGGATTACGAATTTTGGTGCATTTGTAAACTTGGGTAATAATCAAACGGGGCTGGTACACATCAGTGAAGTTTCCGATGGGTTCGTGAAGGACATCCATGACGTCTTGAGTGTTGGCGATGAAGTGACGGTCAAGGTCTTATCAGTCGGTGACGACGGTAAGATTGGCTTATCAATTCGTAAAGCTGTCGACAAGCCACAGGGTGAACATGAACATCATGGCAATCATCAAGGTGGTGGCCATCCAAATAATAATCATCAAGGCAATAACCATGGCCGTGGCGAACGCCAATCCAATGGTAATCATCGTGAACACAGCAATAATTTTCATAGCCGCGGCGGCAATGGCGGTGGCCGTTACCAATCACGGCAACATGAACCTAAGAAGCAAGACTTTGACTCATTGATGTCTGGTTTCTTAAAAGACAGCGAGGATCGGTTAGCGACCTTAAAGCGTAATACGGAAGGTAAACGCGGTGGCCGTGGCGGTCGTCGTAGCTAA
- the tilS gene encoding tRNA lysidine(34) synthetase TilS, with translation MTPIQKFNRRLAAAGVLSPQVTVVVAVSTGVDSMVLLRLLQQLPVTERPQLVVAHVNHHLRAQSQTEAAYLQRYCQEHRLDLKLADWQATDHPEHGVEAAGRQFRYRFFTKVMQATGAKAVLTAHHANDQVETYLMKLARGGDIAQLTGIADSRPFAGGQLVRPLLDWSKAELRDYAAQHDVTYFEDATNQDVQLTRNRIRQRVVPELMTVNPRLLNHIADYQQQLADLLAAKQQMVATLLPTVMTKTGGLIVSQWQRVPDQWQLPVFKAWLTERTGSLVSELKLKPLVAWARPSSSASRTVAVNASWELQRSADIIEAVPIKKRGKKLMPQEKIMVDLNQWQKITTTQTVGIFTQAPTATSQPFWLTTADWPLVWRPWQSGDRVALKGGGHQTVRRLLINQKVPAEQRDQVQVLVNAQGEVLWVVGHKYSYRTTGTQTVFLALKHKS, from the coding sequence ATGACTCCAATTCAAAAATTCAATCGACGGTTGGCAGCCGCAGGAGTTTTGTCGCCGCAAGTGACGGTCGTGGTGGCGGTGTCGACGGGGGTGGATTCGATGGTGTTGTTGCGGTTGTTGCAACAATTGCCGGTGACGGAGCGGCCACAGCTGGTCGTCGCGCATGTTAACCACCATTTGCGGGCACAAAGCCAGACGGAAGCGGCGTACTTACAGCGTTATTGTCAGGAGCATCGACTGGACTTAAAGCTGGCGGATTGGCAGGCAACGGACCATCCCGAACATGGCGTTGAAGCAGCTGGCCGCCAGTTTCGGTATCGTTTTTTCACCAAGGTGATGCAAGCAACGGGAGCTAAAGCCGTGTTGACGGCCCATCACGCCAATGACCAAGTTGAGACCTATTTAATGAAGCTAGCGCGCGGTGGCGACATCGCACAATTGACGGGAATCGCTGATAGTCGGCCGTTTGCGGGCGGACAATTAGTACGACCGCTACTGGATTGGTCGAAGGCGGAGCTAAGAGACTATGCGGCCCAACATGATGTCACCTACTTCGAAGATGCGACGAATCAAGATGTCCAGCTGACGCGTAATCGGATTCGGCAGCGCGTTGTGCCAGAATTGATGACGGTCAATCCGCGGTTGCTGAATCATATTGCGGATTATCAGCAACAGTTGGCCGATTTGTTGGCAGCTAAGCAACAGATGGTAGCGACGTTATTACCGACCGTGATGACGAAAACTGGGGGACTGATCGTGAGTCAGTGGCAACGAGTGCCGGACCAGTGGCAACTGCCAGTGTTCAAGGCGTGGTTGACTGAACGGACGGGCAGCCTAGTGAGTGAGCTGAAGTTGAAGCCACTCGTCGCCTGGGCACGACCATCGTCCTCAGCGTCTCGAACCGTGGCGGTGAATGCGAGCTGGGAATTACAGCGCAGTGCCGATATCATTGAAGCTGTGCCAATCAAAAAAAGGGGTAAAAAGTTAATGCCCCAAGAAAAAATTATGGTAGACTTAAACCAATGGCAGAAAATCACGACAACCCAGACGGTTGGAATCTTTACACAAGCACCGACTGCTACTAGTCAACCATTTTGGTTAACGACCGCTGATTGGCCGCTAGTTTGGCGACCGTGGCAGTCTGGTGACCGAGTGGCCTTAAAGGGTGGCGGTCATCAGACGGTTCGCCGGCTACTGATCAATCAAAAAGTGCCGGCTGAACAGCGAGATCAGGTGCAAGTGTTAGTGAATGCTCAAGGGGAGGTCCTATGGGTCGTTGGTCATAAATATAGTTATCGAACGACTGGCACTCAGACCGTATTTTTAGCCTTAAAACACAAGAGTTGA
- a CDS encoding polysaccharide biosynthesis protein, with amino-acid sequence MPKDHLNTMFKGALILSISSLVAKILSAVYRIPLQNMVGNTGFYVYQQIYPLYGIGMTFALNGFPNFISKLVAEQPDETSKSLIARRAFHILTGLSLIVFFGLQLGATWIAVHMGDASLAPIISAVAWMFIFMPWLATGRGYYQGKFLMGPTAVSQLIEQVVRVGIIIMAAYFSVRLGWDNYHMGTWAMSSAPIAAICSSLIFTTFGLKYLLAPAPAATRPLPSYRKLTKRFIVEGGTLCLVAAVVILLQLVDSFTVMRGLVRQGQLPDVAKALKGVYDRGQPLVQLGLVVATAFSATLLPALTDALAKRQPIEFKRQTQAMVHVSLALSMAATVGLIALMPQINRLLFGSLEGTTALRIYIISILFAALITTYTSVLQSLNQYTAMIIGIIAGLATKVLANYVFVVHYGINGASAVTVLSLAVMFAVMWLGSPEDLQQVLLESGYLIKLLAISAVMGIVVILTSHQMTALVNPVLANTRGMAGIVTVVGVVLGVIVFLVGAIYARLFTIREWLVLPYGKRLIKAVAKGKEHHS; translated from the coding sequence ATGCCAAAGGATCACTTGAACACCATGTTCAAAGGCGCACTCATCTTATCGATATCATCATTAGTTGCTAAGATACTGAGCGCGGTATACCGAATTCCGTTACAGAACATGGTTGGTAATACGGGATTTTACGTTTATCAACAAATTTACCCCTTGTACGGCATTGGCATGACCTTTGCGTTAAATGGGTTTCCAAATTTTATTTCAAAGTTAGTGGCGGAGCAGCCGGATGAGACCAGTAAGTCACTGATTGCGCGACGGGCCTTCCATATTTTGACAGGACTGTCGTTGATCGTCTTCTTTGGCCTTCAGCTAGGGGCGACTTGGATTGCGGTCCATATGGGCGATGCCAGTTTGGCGCCGATTATTAGTGCGGTCGCGTGGATGTTTATCTTTATGCCGTGGCTGGCGACGGGGCGTGGCTACTATCAAGGCAAGTTTTTGATGGGTCCGACCGCTGTCTCCCAGTTGATTGAGCAGGTCGTTCGGGTCGGTATCATTATTATGGCAGCCTACTTCAGTGTCCGGCTTGGTTGGGACAATTACCACATGGGCACGTGGGCGATGAGCTCTGCGCCGATTGCGGCAATTTGTTCCTCACTGATTTTTACGACTTTTGGGTTAAAGTACTTGTTAGCACCCGCGCCCGCCGCAACACGGCCGTTGCCGAGCTATCGTAAGCTGACCAAACGGTTTATCGTCGAAGGTGGGACGCTGTGTCTGGTCGCGGCCGTCGTAATCTTGCTACAGCTCGTGGATTCGTTCACGGTGATGCGTGGACTCGTTCGTCAGGGCCAGTTACCAGACGTCGCCAAAGCCTTGAAAGGGGTCTATGACCGGGGCCAACCGTTAGTTCAACTCGGGTTGGTCGTGGCAACTGCCTTTTCGGCCACTTTATTACCGGCGCTGACGGATGCACTCGCCAAACGTCAACCCATTGAATTTAAACGGCAGACCCAGGCGATGGTCCACGTGAGTTTGGCCTTATCGATGGCGGCAACTGTCGGCTTAATTGCCTTGATGCCGCAAATCAACCGATTATTGTTTGGCTCACTAGAAGGGACCACCGCGCTGAGAATTTATATTATTAGTATTTTGTTTGCCGCCCTCATCACGACGTATACGAGCGTTCTGCAAAGTTTGAACCAGTATACCGCCATGATTATTGGCATCATAGCTGGTCTGGCAACTAAGGTGCTCGCCAATTACGTCTTTGTCGTTCACTACGGCATTAACGGGGCCAGTGCGGTGACCGTGCTCAGCCTCGCCGTGATGTTTGCGGTGATGTGGCTCGGGTCACCCGAAGATTTACAGCAAGTGTTATTAGAGAGTGGTTATTTGATTAAACTACTCGCCATCAGTGCGGTGATGGGCATTGTGGTGATTCTCACCAGCCATCAGATGACCGCGCTCGTCAACCCGGTCCTCGCAAATACGCGTGGAATGGCGGGAATCGTGACGGTCGTCGGGGTCGTGCTCGGCGTGATCGTCTTCCTAGTCGGCGCAATCTACGCCCGATTATTCACGATTCGCGAGTGGTTAGTCTTACCATACGGAAAACGGCTAATTAAGGCCGTTGCAAAAGGAAAGGAACATCATTCATGA
- the mfd gene encoding transcription-repair coupling factor: protein MDIETIVEQTPDFQTILAAISPHSRQLITGLNGSARTVYLSALFHQLTHSLLIVTDNGFHASQLVDDLTSLLDEDQVYLFPAEEMIATEVATSSPESRAQRVEALNALLSPQPAVVVTSVAGARRFLPPVEQFKAATLSLAVGKDIDLEVLQHQLHEMGYVKEKLVARPGDYAVRGSIVDIYPLDADYPLRLDFFDTEIDTLKYFDPETQRSVESLDAYTVLPATDFILTDDMMTAGAERLKAAMATESKKLKPADRQTLADNLAQPLADMQKGIIGNDLLLYGDYLYDSKTSILDYVAENGLVIFEEYSRLLDNEQQLLTQEADWVTDQLAHHRVLATASYGNDIRDLLRDDAHAQLLISLFQKGIGNVRLAQVTNVRTRPMQEFFGQLPALKTELDRWHKLQQTVVLMVSEAERLTKVSDTLDDFEIEAVMTKATNLQPGEVQIVQGSLQNGFEFPDGKLVIVTEQEMFKKVAKKRPRRQTLANAERLKSYTDLKPGDYVVHVNHGIGKYVGMETLEVDGVHQDYITIAYQNNAKIFIPVTQLNLVQKYVSSESKTPKINKLGGTEWTKAKRKVAAKIEDIADELVDLYAKREAEKGYAFPPDDSYQEDFDNDFPYPETPDQLRSINEIKHDMERPKPMDRLLVGDVGYGKTEVALRAAFKAIEAGKQVAFLVPTTILAQQHYETMLNRFEGYPINVGMLSRFRTSKEMKETVQQLKNGELDIVVGTHRLLSKDVAFADLGLLIIDEEQRFGVKHKERLKSLKASVDVLTLTATPIPRTLHMSMLGVRDLSVIETPPTNRYPIQTYVMAQNFGVIKEGIEREMQRNGQVFYLHNRVHDIDKVVAQIKDLVPDAAVAHIDGQMPESQLEGILYDFIRGEYDVLVTTTIIETGVDIPNVNTLFVENADRMGLSQLYQLRGRIGRSSRVAYAYFTYQQDKVLTEVGEKRLQAIKDFTELGSGFKIAMRDLSIRGAGNLLGKQQHGFIDSVGYDLYTQMLSEAVAKKRGQVTKVKTDATVELGIEAYLPTSYIEDERQKIEIYKRIRQLENNDKYLEVQDDLMDRFGDYPVEVAGLLAVGKLKMLADDALIEKIQREDSDLQLTLSQQGTAKLDTKDIFKALAKTKLKATVGIDDDKMKVKLVIQPKMQQDEWLEQLTQFVEQLSLILAEDDVASAS from the coding sequence ATGGATATTGAGACGATTGTTGAGCAAACGCCCGACTTTCAAACGATTTTAGCGGCAATCAGTCCGCACAGTCGTCAATTGATTACAGGATTAAACGGTTCGGCGAGAACGGTTTATTTAAGTGCGCTATTTCATCAATTAACGCATTCATTATTGATCGTGACTGACAACGGTTTTCATGCCAGTCAGTTAGTGGATGATTTGACCAGTCTATTAGATGAAGACCAAGTCTATCTGTTCCCGGCAGAAGAGATGATTGCGACCGAGGTGGCGACTAGTTCACCAGAATCACGGGCACAACGGGTCGAGGCACTCAACGCCTTACTCAGTCCGCAGCCAGCAGTAGTTGTGACCTCCGTTGCGGGTGCTCGCCGGTTTTTACCACCAGTTGAACAGTTCAAAGCAGCGACGTTATCCTTAGCAGTTGGCAAGGATATTGATCTAGAAGTGCTCCAACATCAATTACATGAGATGGGCTACGTCAAAGAAAAGTTGGTCGCACGGCCAGGTGACTATGCGGTCCGGGGCTCAATCGTGGACATCTACCCGCTCGACGCGGATTACCCGTTGCGGTTAGACTTCTTCGATACTGAGATTGATACCTTGAAGTATTTTGATCCAGAGACCCAGCGTTCAGTGGAATCACTCGATGCGTATACCGTCTTGCCAGCGACCGATTTTATTTTGACCGACGATATGATGACGGCCGGGGCTGAGCGGTTAAAGGCCGCGATGGCAACGGAGAGCAAGAAGCTCAAGCCAGCTGATCGTCAGACTTTAGCGGACAACTTGGCACAACCCTTGGCAGATATGCAAAAAGGAATTATCGGCAATGATTTGTTATTGTACGGTGATTATTTATATGACAGCAAGACCAGCATTTTAGACTACGTGGCTGAAAACGGGCTGGTGATTTTTGAAGAATACTCGCGACTCCTAGATAATGAACAACAACTTTTGACCCAAGAAGCTGACTGGGTCACCGACCAGCTTGCCCATCATCGGGTACTGGCAACGGCCAGTTACGGCAATGACATTCGGGATTTGTTGCGGGATGATGCCCATGCGCAATTACTGATCTCGCTCTTCCAAAAGGGCATCGGGAACGTTCGGTTGGCGCAAGTGACCAACGTGCGGACTCGACCGATGCAAGAATTCTTCGGGCAATTGCCGGCCTTGAAGACTGAATTGGACCGCTGGCATAAGTTACAGCAGACGGTCGTTTTGATGGTGTCGGAAGCCGAACGCCTGACCAAAGTCAGTGATACCCTCGATGATTTTGAAATCGAGGCGGTGATGACTAAGGCGACCAACTTGCAACCAGGGGAAGTCCAGATCGTTCAGGGCAGCCTGCAGAACGGGTTTGAGTTCCCGGATGGCAAACTGGTGATCGTCACTGAACAGGAAATGTTCAAGAAAGTCGCTAAGAAGCGGCCGCGGCGCCAGACCTTGGCCAACGCGGAACGGCTGAAGAGTTATACCGACTTGAAGCCGGGAGACTATGTCGTCCACGTCAACCACGGGATTGGGAAGTACGTCGGCATGGAAACGCTGGAAGTCGACGGCGTGCATCAGGACTACATCACGATCGCGTACCAAAATAACGCCAAAATCTTTATTCCGGTCACACAACTGAACTTGGTCCAGAAGTACGTCTCATCCGAATCTAAGACGCCTAAGATCAACAAGTTAGGCGGGACCGAGTGGACGAAGGCCAAGCGTAAAGTCGCGGCCAAGATTGAGGACATTGCGGATGAACTCGTGGACTTGTATGCCAAACGTGAAGCGGAGAAGGGCTATGCCTTTCCACCCGATGACAGTTACCAAGAAGACTTCGACAATGATTTTCCATATCCTGAAACCCCGGACCAATTGCGGAGTATCAACGAAATCAAGCATGATATGGAACGGCCGAAACCAATGGACCGCTTGCTAGTTGGTGACGTTGGTTATGGGAAGACGGAAGTTGCCTTGCGGGCGGCGTTTAAGGCGATTGAAGCCGGCAAACAAGTCGCCTTTTTGGTACCAACGACGATTTTGGCCCAACAACATTACGAAACGATGCTTAATCGCTTTGAAGGTTATCCGATCAACGTTGGCATGCTGTCACGTTTCCGGACTTCCAAGGAAATGAAGGAGACGGTCCAACAACTCAAGAATGGGGAGCTAGACATCGTCGTCGGGACGCACCGTCTGTTATCAAAGGACGTCGCGTTTGCCGACCTCGGTCTACTGATTATTGATGAGGAGCAACGATTTGGTGTGAAGCATAAGGAACGGTTGAAATCATTGAAGGCCAGTGTCGATGTGCTGACATTGACCGCGACACCGATTCCACGAACGCTACACATGTCGATGCTGGGTGTCCGGGACTTGTCAGTGATTGAGACGCCACCAACGAACCGTTATCCGATTCAGACGTACGTCATGGCTCAGAATTTTGGCGTCATCAAGGAAGGCATCGAGCGTGAGATGCAGCGTAATGGTCAAGTCTTTTACTTGCATAATCGCGTGCATGATATTGACAAAGTCGTGGCGCAGATTAAGGATTTAGTGCCGGATGCCGCCGTGGCGCACATTGACGGCCAAATGCCCGAGTCACAGCTGGAAGGGATTCTCTACGACTTCATTCGTGGCGAATACGATGTGCTCGTGACGACGACCATCATCGAGACCGGGGTCGATATTCCAAATGTCAACACCTTGTTTGTGGAGAATGCGGACCGGATGGGCTTGTCACAGCTGTACCAATTGCGGGGACGAATCGGCCGTAGTAGTCGGGTCGCATATGCCTACTTCACCTATCAACAGGACAAAGTCTTGACGGAAGTTGGTGAAAAGCGGCTACAAGCCATCAAGGACTTCACGGAATTGGGTTCCGGTTTCAAAATCGCGATGCGCGACCTCTCGATTCGGGGTGCTGGGAACTTACTAGGTAAGCAACAGCACGGTTTCATCGACTCAGTCGGGTATGACCTCTATACGCAGATGCTGTCGGAAGCGGTGGCTAAGAAACGCGGGCAGGTTACGAAAGTCAAGACGGATGCGACCGTCGAATTGGGCATCGAAGCTTACTTGCCAACGTCTTATATTGAAGACGAACGGCAGAAGATTGAGATTTACAAGCGGATTCGGCAGTTGGAAAACAACGATAAGTACTTGGAAGTCCAGGATGATTTGATGGATCGCTTTGGCGACTATCCGGTTGAAGTAGCGGGACTGTTGGCAGTCGGTAAGCTGAAAATGTTAGCCGATGATGCGCTGATTGAAAAGATTCAACGTGAAGACAGCGACTTACAGTTGACGTTGTCGCAACAAGGCACCGCTAAGCTAGATACTAAAGATATTTTTAAGGCCTTAGCAAAAACCAAATTAAAAGCGACAGTTGGAATTGATGATGATAAAATGAAGGTTAAATTAGTCATTCAACCGAAGATGCAACAGGATGAATGGCTCGAACAGTTAACCCAGTTTGTCGAACAGCTCAGTTTGATCTTGGCAGAAGACGACGTGGCCAGTGCGTCCTAA
- a CDS encoding FtsB family cell division protein, whose product MTNGSRDKIKQLDNDYIRQVATNEHGQAQRVSQVRRRRFVLIVAVFGALILFLGFQLINTRSNLHQMNRQVATSQVKLKKVQQRNDQLEGQIKQLNNKDYLQKLLRSKYDYTKSGETVYSLPNDSAADVTAN is encoded by the coding sequence ATGACGAATGGGTCACGGGATAAAATCAAACAGTTAGATAATGATTACATCCGCCAAGTTGCAACTAATGAGCATGGGCAAGCCCAGCGAGTCTCACAGGTGCGACGGCGACGGTTTGTTTTGATTGTTGCGGTGTTCGGCGCGTTGATATTATTTTTAGGCTTTCAGTTAATTAATACGCGGTCTAATCTGCACCAGATGAACCGCCAAGTTGCGACCAGTCAAGTTAAATTAAAAAAGGTGCAGCAGCGAAATGACCAACTCGAAGGTCAAATCAAACAGCTGAATAATAAGGATTACTTACAAAAGTTATTACGTTCAAAGTATGATTATACGAAGAGTGGCGAAACGGTCTACAGTTTACCAAATGACAGCGCTGCGGATGTAACTGCCAACTAG
- a CDS encoding L-lactate dehydrogenase produces the protein MSSMPNHQKVVLVGDGAVGSSYAFAMAQQGIAEEFVIVDVVKDRTKGDALDLEDAQAFTAPKKIYSGEYSDCKDADLVVITAGAPQKPGESRLDLVNKNLNILSSIVKPVVDSGFDGIFLVAANPVDILTYATWKFSGFPKERVIGSGTSLDSSRLRVALGKQFNVDPRSVDAYIMGEHGDSEFAAYSTATIGTRPVRDVAKEQGVSDDDLAKLEDGVRNKAYDIINLKGATFYGIGTALMRISKAILRDENAVLPVGAYMDGQYGLNDIYIGTPAIIGGTGLKQIIESPLSADELKKMQDSAATLKKVLNDGLAELENK, from the coding sequence TTGTCAAGCATGCCAAATCATCAAAAAGTTGTGTTAGTCGGCGACGGCGCTGTTGGTTCTAGTTACGCTTTTGCCATGGCACAACAAGGAATTGCTGAAGAATTTGTAATTGTCGATGTTGTTAAGGATCGGACAAAGGGTGACGCCCTTGATCTTGAAGACGCCCAAGCTTTCACCGCTCCCAAGAAGATTTACTCCGGCGAATATTCTGATTGCAAGGACGCCGATTTAGTTGTGATTACCGCTGGTGCCCCACAAAAGCCTGGCGAATCACGTTTAGACTTAGTTAACAAGAACTTGAACATTTTATCATCAATCGTAAAACCAGTGGTCGACTCCGGCTTCGACGGCATCTTCTTAGTTGCTGCTAACCCAGTTGACATCCTGACTTACGCGACTTGGAAATTCTCTGGTTTCCCAAAGGAACGCGTCATTGGTTCCGGGACTTCCTTAGATTCTTCACGTCTACGGGTTGCGTTAGGCAAGCAATTCAATGTCGACCCTCGCTCCGTTGATGCTTACATCATGGGTGAACACGGTGACTCTGAATTCGCTGCTTACTCAACTGCCACTATCGGGACTCGTCCTGTACGCGACGTTGCTAAGGAACAAGGCGTTTCTGACGACGACTTAGCTAAGTTGGAAGATGGCGTTCGGAACAAAGCTTACGACATTATCAACTTAAAGGGTGCAACCTTCTACGGTATCGGGACTGCTTTAATGCGGATCTCAAAGGCCATCTTACGTGATGAAAATGCCGTCTTACCAGTTGGCGCCTATATGGACGGCCAATATGGTTTGAATGACATCTACATCGGGACACCAGCAATCATCGGTGGGACTGGTTTGAAGCAAATCATCGAATCCCCACTTTCAGCTGATGAACTGAAGAAGATGCAAGATTCTGCTGCTACTTTGAAAAAAGTGCTTAACGACGGTTTAGCAGAATTAGAAAACAAATAA
- a CDS encoding L,D-transpeptidase family protein — protein sequence MKHKRGLIVGGSILGLLVIGYVVTSLVWQHQQTFLTNTSVAGVDVSGKTAAQAAPKVNRALEHRTYRIIENGKTQYHFTSKSAGITINTKKDLTKLVAKQNYWRWPLALLQSAQAADSAAVGQLTIKHSDLNALLQKITTTANQTKRTKTENAKLVYKNNQVVIQKEVQGTELDQAKLKAVVTKAISNGQSQIALKKAYVTPTVTSTSASLKTAKTKSAKYASETATYNINGHKFTIPHDLILSWIKVDKQGKVSLDQSAVLAYVKKLNDKYHTYHTTRKFKSTARGTVTVSGGFYGWTIKTESEAKALAAEILKGKDFTRSPITSGSGYNNNGTDIGNTYVEVDKVNQHMYVYVDGKLKVSTDVVTGKPGKHATTTGVWYIWNKEKNATLKGDNDDGSSYSQPVSYWMPFDDTGEGIHDSSWQTHYGGTWYKKHGSHGCVNTPPSVMKKVFAAVPEGTPVIVF from the coding sequence ATGAAACATAAACGCGGGCTAATCGTCGGGGGCAGCATCCTCGGTCTTTTAGTCATCGGGTACGTTGTCACCAGTCTGGTCTGGCAACACCAACAAACGTTCCTCACGAATACTTCGGTAGCCGGCGTCGACGTCAGCGGTAAAACCGCAGCGCAAGCGGCACCCAAGGTCAATCGGGCCTTAGAACACCGAACCTATCGGATTATTGAAAATGGAAAAACGCAATATCACTTTACAAGCAAGTCTGCGGGCATCACGATCAATACCAAAAAAGATTTGACCAAGCTGGTTGCCAAGCAAAATTATTGGCGCTGGCCACTCGCCCTCTTACAATCAGCGCAAGCCGCTGACTCAGCCGCGGTCGGACAACTAACGATCAAGCACAGTGATTTGAACGCACTCCTGCAAAAAATCACGACGACTGCTAATCAAACCAAACGAACCAAGACTGAGAACGCCAAGTTAGTTTATAAAAATAACCAAGTGGTGATTCAAAAAGAAGTGCAAGGGACCGAGCTTGACCAAGCCAAGCTGAAGGCCGTTGTGACCAAGGCTATCAGTAATGGGCAGTCCCAAATTGCACTGAAAAAGGCCTACGTCACGCCAACGGTAACTAGCACAAGTGCCAGTTTGAAAACCGCCAAGACCAAATCGGCTAAATACGCGAGTGAAACGGCGACCTATAATATCAACGGTCACAAGTTCACGATTCCGCACGACTTGATTCTTAGCTGGATCAAAGTCGATAAACAGGGCAAGGTCAGCCTCGACCAGAGCGCCGTCTTAGCCTACGTCAAAAAGCTCAATGATAAGTATCATACCTATCACACCACGCGGAAGTTCAAGAGTACTGCCCGTGGCACGGTCACGGTCAGCGGTGGTTTCTACGGTTGGACGATCAAAACTGAGTCCGAAGCCAAGGCATTAGCGGCTGAGATTCTAAAAGGTAAAGACTTCACCCGCTCGCCAATCACCAGCGGTTCCGGCTATAACAACAATGGGACCGACATTGGGAACACGTACGTCGAAGTCGATAAAGTCAACCAGCACATGTACGTCTACGTTGACGGTAAGCTCAAAGTTTCGACCGACGTTGTCACTGGGAAACCAGGCAAGCACGCCACAACGACTGGTGTCTGGTATATCTGGAATAAGGAAAAGAACGCGACGTTGAAGGGTGACAATGATGATGGCTCAAGCTATTCACAGCCCGTCTCCTACTGGATGCCATTTGATGACACTGGTGAAGGCATTCATGATTCATCCTGGCAAACCCATTACGGTGGCACTTGGTACAAGAAGCACGGGTCGCACGGTTGTGTGAACACCCCACCTTCCGTCATGAAGAAAGTCTTCGCGGCTGTTCCTGAAGGTACGCCTGTGATTGTTTTCTAA